One stretch of Gavia stellata isolate bGavSte3 chromosome 25, bGavSte3.hap2, whole genome shotgun sequence DNA includes these proteins:
- the YWHAE gene encoding 14-3-3 protein epsilon isoform X3 — protein MPLGNPEMVESMKKVAGMDVELTVEERNLLSVAYKNVIGARRASWRIISSIEQKEENKGGEDKLKMIREYRQMVETELKLICCDILDVLDKHLIPAANTGESKVFYYKMKGDYHRYLAEFATGNDRKEAAENSLVAYKAASDIAMTELPPTHPIRLGLALNFSVFYYEILNSPDRACRLAKAAFDDAIAELDTLSEESYKDSTLIMQLLRDNLTLWTSDMQGDGEEQNKEALQDVEDENQ, from the exons AAATGGTTGAATCAATGAAGAAAGTGGCTGGAATGGATGTGGAGTTGacagtggaagaaagaaacCTGCTTTCTGTTGCATATAAAAACGTGATTGGAGCCAGAAGAGCTTCCTGGAGAATAATCAGCAGCAttgaacagaaagaagaaaacaaaggtggagaagataaattaaaaatgatTCGGGAATATCGGCAAATG gTTGAGACTGAACTGAAGTTAATCTGTTGTGACATTCTGGATGTACTGGACAAACACCTCATTCCAGCAGCTAACACTGGCGAGTCCAAGGTTTTCTATTACAAAAT gaaGGGGGACTACCATAGGTATCTGGCTGAGTTTGCCACAGGAAATGACAggaaggaggctgcagagaataGCTTGGTGGCTTATAAAGCTGCTAGTGATATTGCAATGACAGAACTCCCGCCAACACATCCTATCCGCTTAGGACTTGCGCTCAACTTCTCTGTATTCTACTATGAAATTCTTAATTCTCCTGATCGTGCCTGCAG GTTGGCAAAAGCAGCTTTCGATGATGCTATTGCAGAACTGGATACACTGAGTGAAGAAAGCTATAAGGACTCTACACTTATCATGCAGTTGTTACGTGATAATCTGACACTATGGACTTCAGACATGCAGGGTGATG GTGAAGAACAGAATAAAGAAGCGCTGCAGGATGTGGAAGATGAAAACCAGTGA
- the YWHAE gene encoding 14-3-3 protein epsilon isoform X1: MDDREDLVYQAKLAEQAERYDEMVESMKKVAGMDVELTVEERNLLSVAYKNVIGARRASWRIISSIEQKEENKGGEDKLKMIREYRQMVETELKLICCDILDVLDKHLIPAANTGESKVFYYKMKGDYHRYLAEFATGNDRKEAAENSLVAYKAASDIAMTELPPTHPIRLGLALNFSVFYYEILNSPDRACRLAKAAFDDAIAELDTLSEESYKDSTLIMQLLRDNLTLWTSDMQGDGEEQNKEALQDVEDENQ, encoded by the exons AAATGGTTGAATCAATGAAGAAAGTGGCTGGAATGGATGTGGAGTTGacagtggaagaaagaaacCTGCTTTCTGTTGCATATAAAAACGTGATTGGAGCCAGAAGAGCTTCCTGGAGAATAATCAGCAGCAttgaacagaaagaagaaaacaaaggtggagaagataaattaaaaatgatTCGGGAATATCGGCAAATG gTTGAGACTGAACTGAAGTTAATCTGTTGTGACATTCTGGATGTACTGGACAAACACCTCATTCCAGCAGCTAACACTGGCGAGTCCAAGGTTTTCTATTACAAAAT gaaGGGGGACTACCATAGGTATCTGGCTGAGTTTGCCACAGGAAATGACAggaaggaggctgcagagaataGCTTGGTGGCTTATAAAGCTGCTAGTGATATTGCAATGACAGAACTCCCGCCAACACATCCTATCCGCTTAGGACTTGCGCTCAACTTCTCTGTATTCTACTATGAAATTCTTAATTCTCCTGATCGTGCCTGCAG GTTGGCAAAAGCAGCTTTCGATGATGCTATTGCAGAACTGGATACACTGAGTGAAGAAAGCTATAAGGACTCTACACTTATCATGCAGTTGTTACGTGATAATCTGACACTATGGACTTCAGACATGCAGGGTGATG GTGAAGAACAGAATAAAGAAGCGCTGCAGGATGTGGAAGATGAAAACCAGTGA
- the YWHAE gene encoding 14-3-3 protein epsilon isoform X2, translating into MDDREDLVYQAKLAEQAERYDEMVESMKKVAGMDVELTVEERNLLSVAYKNVIGARRASWRIISSIEQKEENKGGEDKLKMIREYRQMVETELKLICCDILDVLDKHLIPAANTGESKVFYYKMKGDYHRYLAEFATGNDRKEAAENSLVAYKAASDIAMTELPPTHPIRLGLALNFSVFYYEILNSPDRACRLAKAAFDDAIAELDTLSEESYKDSTLIMQLLRDNLTLWTSDMQGDDS; encoded by the exons AAATGGTTGAATCAATGAAGAAAGTGGCTGGAATGGATGTGGAGTTGacagtggaagaaagaaacCTGCTTTCTGTTGCATATAAAAACGTGATTGGAGCCAGAAGAGCTTCCTGGAGAATAATCAGCAGCAttgaacagaaagaagaaaacaaaggtggagaagataaattaaaaatgatTCGGGAATATCGGCAAATG gTTGAGACTGAACTGAAGTTAATCTGTTGTGACATTCTGGATGTACTGGACAAACACCTCATTCCAGCAGCTAACACTGGCGAGTCCAAGGTTTTCTATTACAAAAT gaaGGGGGACTACCATAGGTATCTGGCTGAGTTTGCCACAGGAAATGACAggaaggaggctgcagagaataGCTTGGTGGCTTATAAAGCTGCTAGTGATATTGCAATGACAGAACTCCCGCCAACACATCCTATCCGCTTAGGACTTGCGCTCAACTTCTCTGTATTCTACTATGAAATTCTTAATTCTCCTGATCGTGCCTGCAG GTTGGCAAAAGCAGCTTTCGATGATGCTATTGCAGAACTGGATACACTGAGTGAAGAAAGCTATAAGGACTCTACACTTATCATGCAGTTGTTACGTGATAATCTGACACTATGGACTTCAGACATGCAGGGTGATG ATTCCTAA
- the MYO1C gene encoding unconventional myosin-Ic isoform X1: MQWQKSASGTNGIRLTMESALTARDRVGVQDFVLLENFTSEAAFIENLRKRFKENLIYTYIGSVLVSVNPYKELEIYSKQNMERYRGVSFYEVSPHLYAIADNSYRSLRTERKDQCILISGESGAGKTEATKKILQYYAVTCPASQQVETVKDRLLQSNPVLEAFGNAKTLRNDNSSRFGKYMDVQFDYRGAPVGGHILNYLLEKSRVVHQNHGERNFHIFYQLLEGGEEDLLRRLGLEKSPQQYHYLVKGHCARVSSINDKNDWKIVRRALSIISFNDNEVEDLLSIVASVLHLGNVQFAADEQGNAQVTTENQIKYLARLLAVEGSVLRDALIHKKIIAKGEELISPLNLEQAAYARDALAKAIYGRTFSWLVNKVNKSLAYKEGEFPGWRSTTVLGLLDIYGFEVFQHNSFEQFCINYCNEKLQQLFIELTLKSEQEEYESEGIAWEPVQYFNNKIICDLVEEKFKGIISILDEECLRPGDATDTTFLEKLEETVKNHPHFLTHKLADQKTRKSLGREEFRLLHYAGEVTYSVAGFLDKNNDLLFRNLKETMCNSENPIINQCFDRTELTDKKRPETAATQFKNSLAKLMEILMSKEPSYIRCIKPNDAKQADRFDEVLIRHQVKYLGLMENLRVRRAGFAYRRKYEVFLQRYKSLCPETWPTWDGRPHDGVAVLVKHLGYKQEEYKMGRTKIFIRFPKTLFATEDALEVRKQSLATKMQATWRGFYRRKKFLHMKHSAIAIQSWWRGTLGRRKAAKKKWAVETIRRFIKGFIYRNHPRCPENEYFLDYIRFSFLMNLKRNLPKNVLDKSWPTPPPSLCEASQLLRQLCMQNMVWTYCKRISPEWKQQLEQKVIASEIFKGKKDNYPQSVPRLFINTRLGNEEINAKVLQALESEAIKYAVPVIKYDRKGYKARARQLLLTQNAVVIVEESKIKQRIDYANLTGISVSSLSDNLFVLHVHCEDNKQKGDVVLQSDHVIETLTKTAMQADKVNNVNINQGSIKFTVGQGKEGIIDFISGSELLIAKAKNGHLTVVAPRLNSR; encoded by the exons ATGCAGTGGCAAAAATCAGCTT CGGGGACCAACGGCATTCGGCTGACCATGGAGAGCGCTCTGACAGCCCGCGACCGTGTGGGGGTGCAGGACTTTGTCCTGCTTGAGAACTTCACCAGCGAAGCAGCATTTATTGAAAATCTGCGTAAGCGCTTCAAGGAAAATCTGATCTAT ACATACATTGGCTCAGTTCTGGTCTCTGTTAATCCATACAAGGAACTGGAAATCTACAGTAAACAGAACATGGAGCGATACCGTGGTGTCAGCTTCTATGAAGTTTCTCCTCACCT CTACGCCATTGCAGACAATTCGTATCGCTCCCTGCGCACGGAGAGGAAGGATCAGTGTATTCTGATCTCTGGGGAGAGCGGGGCTGGCAAAACGGAGGCCACCAAGAAGATCCTGCAGTACTACGCCGTGACCTGTCCCGCCAGTCAGCAGGTCGAAACCGTGAAGGACCGCCTGTTACAATCCAATCCCGTCCTGGAG GCCTTTGGAAATGCAAAAACCCTTCGGAATGACAACTCCAGCCGATTTGGGAAATACATGGATGTGCAGTTTGATTACAGG GGGGCTCCTGTTGGGGGCCACATCTTGAACTACCTCCTGGAGAAATCCCGAGTTGTGCACCAGAATCACGGAGAGAGAAACTTCCACATTTTCTACCAGCTGCtagaaggaggggaagaggacTTACTGCGAAGGCTGGGCCTTGAAAAGAGCCCACAACAGTATCACTATTTAGTAAAG GGTCACTGTGCAAGGGTCAGCTCCATAAATGATAAAAATGATTGGAAGATTGTGCGAAGAGCCCTGTCCATTATAAGCTTCAATGACAACGAGGTGGAG GATTTGCTGAGCATTGTGGCTAGCGTTCTGCATCTGGGGAACGTGCAGTTTGCTGCTGATGAGCAAGGAAATGCTCAGGTCACTACAGAGAATCAGATTAAATATCTGGCTAGG CTTCTAGCAGTTGAGGGCTCCGTTCTTCGAGATGCTTTGATCCACAAGAAGATCATAGCAAAAGGGGAAGAG CTAATCAGTCCTCTGAACCTGGAGCAGGCAGCCTACGCCAGGGATGCGCTTGCTAAGGCAATATACGGACGCACTTTCTCCTGGCTGGTGAACAAGGTTAACAAGTCTCTTGCTTACAAG GAAGGAGAGTTTCCGGGCTGGAGAAGTACAACAGTTCTAGGATTGCTTGATATCTATGGATTTGAAGTTTTCCAGCACAACAG CTTTGAGCAATTTTGTATTAATTATTGTAATGAAAAATTGCAGCAGCTCTTCATAGAGCTCACATTAAAGTCAGAACAAGAGGAATACGAGTCGGAAGGCATAGCG TGGGAACCAGTTCAGTATTtcaataacaaaataatttgtgatttGGTGGAAGAGAAATTCAAAGGCATAATTTCTATTCTG GATGAAGAGTGTCTGAGACCTGGGGATGCCACAGATACAACGTTCTTGGAGAAACTGGAGGAAACTGTGAAGAATCACCCTCACTTTCTCAC GCACAAGCTCGCTGACCAAAAGACTCGCAAGTCACTGGGGCGGGAGGAGTTTCGGCTTTTGCACTATGCTGGAGAGGTCACCTACAGTGTTGCAG gtttTCTAGATAAAAACAATGACCTTCTCTTTCGGAACCTGAAGGAG ACCATGTGCAACTCTGAGAATCCTATCATAAATCAGTGTTTTGACAGGACGGAGCTGACAGACAAAAAGAGACCTGAAACG gCAGCAACTCAGTTTAAAAACAGCCTCGCCAAACTCATGGAAATTCTGATGTCCAAAGAACCCTCCTACATTCGTTGCATTAAACCTAACGATGCGAAACAGGCTG ATCGATTTGATGAAGTTCTAATCCGACATCAAGTGAAATACCTAGGGTTGATGGAGAACCTCCGAGTGCGCAGAGCCGGGTTTGCATATCGAAGAAAATACGAAGTTTTCCTGCAGAG GTACAAATCACTTTGTCCAGAAACATGGCCTACGTGGGATGGACGGCCCCACGATGGGGTGGCTGTGCTGGTGAAGCATCTTGGCTACAAACAGGAAGAATACAAAATGGGACG AACAAAGATTTTTATCCGCTTTCCCAAGACCTTGTTTGCAACAGAAGATGCTCTGGAAGTGAGGAAGCAGAGTCTGG caacaaaaatgcAGGCCACATGGAGAGGTTTCTACCGTCGAAAGAAATTCCTGCACATGAAACACTCAG caATAGCCATCCAGTCGTGGTGGCGGGGAACTTTGGGACGCCGAAAAGCTGCCAAGAAGAAGTGGGCAGTAGAGACTATCAGAAG gtTCATTAAAGGTTTTATTTACCGGAACCACCCTCGCTGCCCAGAGAACGAGTATTTCCTTGATTACATCCGCTTCTCCTTCCTGATGAACCTCAAGCGTAATTtaccaaaaaatgttttggacaAATCGTGGCCAACTCCTCCTCCATCACTCTGCGAG GCGTCCCAGCTCCTGCGACAGCTCTGTATGCAGAACATGGTCTGGACCTACTGCAAGAGAATCAGCCCAGAGTGGAAGCAGCAG TTGGAACAAAAAGTAATTGCCAGTGAGATTTTTAAGGGTAAAAAAGACAATTACCCTCAGAGTGTTCCTAGACTCTTCATCAACACTCGACTTG GTAATGAAGAGATAAATGCCAAAGTCCTTCAAGCTTTAGAAAGTGAAGCAATTAAG TATGCAGTTCCTGTGATCAAGTATGACCGGAAAGGATACAAGGCAAGAGCACGGCAGCTGCTTCTTACCCAGAACGCGGTCGTCATAGTTGAAGAATCCAAAATCAAACAACGGATCGACTATGCCAATCTGACAG GCATCTCCGTCAGCAGCCTGAGCGATAACTTGTTTGTGCTGCACGTGCACTGTGAAGACAACAAACAGAAG GGAGACGTTGTACTTCAAAGTGACCATGTGATTGAGACACTAACAAAAACAGCCATGCAGGCAGACAAAGTCAATAATGTCAACATCAACCAGGGCAG CATAAAATTTACAGTTGGGCAAGGCAAAGAAGGCATAATTGACTTTATATCGGGATCAGAACTGCTTATAGCCAAAGCCAAGAATGGCCATCTAACAGTG GTTGCTCCTCGTTTGAATTCTCGATGA
- the MYO1C gene encoding unconventional myosin-Ic isoform X2, with amino-acid sequence MKFRGAGAGTNGIRLTMESALTARDRVGVQDFVLLENFTSEAAFIENLRKRFKENLIYTYIGSVLVSVNPYKELEIYSKQNMERYRGVSFYEVSPHLYAIADNSYRSLRTERKDQCILISGESGAGKTEATKKILQYYAVTCPASQQVETVKDRLLQSNPVLEAFGNAKTLRNDNSSRFGKYMDVQFDYRGAPVGGHILNYLLEKSRVVHQNHGERNFHIFYQLLEGGEEDLLRRLGLEKSPQQYHYLVKGHCARVSSINDKNDWKIVRRALSIISFNDNEVEDLLSIVASVLHLGNVQFAADEQGNAQVTTENQIKYLARLLAVEGSVLRDALIHKKIIAKGEELISPLNLEQAAYARDALAKAIYGRTFSWLVNKVNKSLAYKEGEFPGWRSTTVLGLLDIYGFEVFQHNSFEQFCINYCNEKLQQLFIELTLKSEQEEYESEGIAWEPVQYFNNKIICDLVEEKFKGIISILDEECLRPGDATDTTFLEKLEETVKNHPHFLTHKLADQKTRKSLGREEFRLLHYAGEVTYSVAGFLDKNNDLLFRNLKETMCNSENPIINQCFDRTELTDKKRPETAATQFKNSLAKLMEILMSKEPSYIRCIKPNDAKQADRFDEVLIRHQVKYLGLMENLRVRRAGFAYRRKYEVFLQRYKSLCPETWPTWDGRPHDGVAVLVKHLGYKQEEYKMGRTKIFIRFPKTLFATEDALEVRKQSLATKMQATWRGFYRRKKFLHMKHSAIAIQSWWRGTLGRRKAAKKKWAVETIRRFIKGFIYRNHPRCPENEYFLDYIRFSFLMNLKRNLPKNVLDKSWPTPPPSLCEASQLLRQLCMQNMVWTYCKRISPEWKQQLEQKVIASEIFKGKKDNYPQSVPRLFINTRLGNEEINAKVLQALESEAIKYAVPVIKYDRKGYKARARQLLLTQNAVVIVEESKIKQRIDYANLTGISVSSLSDNLFVLHVHCEDNKQKGDVVLQSDHVIETLTKTAMQADKVNNVNINQGSIKFTVGQGKEGIIDFISGSELLIAKAKNGHLTVVAPRLNSR; translated from the exons atGAAGTTCAGAGGCGCG GGAGCGGGGACCAACGGCATTCGGCTGACCATGGAGAGCGCTCTGACAGCCCGCGACCGTGTGGGGGTGCAGGACTTTGTCCTGCTTGAGAACTTCACCAGCGAAGCAGCATTTATTGAAAATCTGCGTAAGCGCTTCAAGGAAAATCTGATCTAT ACATACATTGGCTCAGTTCTGGTCTCTGTTAATCCATACAAGGAACTGGAAATCTACAGTAAACAGAACATGGAGCGATACCGTGGTGTCAGCTTCTATGAAGTTTCTCCTCACCT CTACGCCATTGCAGACAATTCGTATCGCTCCCTGCGCACGGAGAGGAAGGATCAGTGTATTCTGATCTCTGGGGAGAGCGGGGCTGGCAAAACGGAGGCCACCAAGAAGATCCTGCAGTACTACGCCGTGACCTGTCCCGCCAGTCAGCAGGTCGAAACCGTGAAGGACCGCCTGTTACAATCCAATCCCGTCCTGGAG GCCTTTGGAAATGCAAAAACCCTTCGGAATGACAACTCCAGCCGATTTGGGAAATACATGGATGTGCAGTTTGATTACAGG GGGGCTCCTGTTGGGGGCCACATCTTGAACTACCTCCTGGAGAAATCCCGAGTTGTGCACCAGAATCACGGAGAGAGAAACTTCCACATTTTCTACCAGCTGCtagaaggaggggaagaggacTTACTGCGAAGGCTGGGCCTTGAAAAGAGCCCACAACAGTATCACTATTTAGTAAAG GGTCACTGTGCAAGGGTCAGCTCCATAAATGATAAAAATGATTGGAAGATTGTGCGAAGAGCCCTGTCCATTATAAGCTTCAATGACAACGAGGTGGAG GATTTGCTGAGCATTGTGGCTAGCGTTCTGCATCTGGGGAACGTGCAGTTTGCTGCTGATGAGCAAGGAAATGCTCAGGTCACTACAGAGAATCAGATTAAATATCTGGCTAGG CTTCTAGCAGTTGAGGGCTCCGTTCTTCGAGATGCTTTGATCCACAAGAAGATCATAGCAAAAGGGGAAGAG CTAATCAGTCCTCTGAACCTGGAGCAGGCAGCCTACGCCAGGGATGCGCTTGCTAAGGCAATATACGGACGCACTTTCTCCTGGCTGGTGAACAAGGTTAACAAGTCTCTTGCTTACAAG GAAGGAGAGTTTCCGGGCTGGAGAAGTACAACAGTTCTAGGATTGCTTGATATCTATGGATTTGAAGTTTTCCAGCACAACAG CTTTGAGCAATTTTGTATTAATTATTGTAATGAAAAATTGCAGCAGCTCTTCATAGAGCTCACATTAAAGTCAGAACAAGAGGAATACGAGTCGGAAGGCATAGCG TGGGAACCAGTTCAGTATTtcaataacaaaataatttgtgatttGGTGGAAGAGAAATTCAAAGGCATAATTTCTATTCTG GATGAAGAGTGTCTGAGACCTGGGGATGCCACAGATACAACGTTCTTGGAGAAACTGGAGGAAACTGTGAAGAATCACCCTCACTTTCTCAC GCACAAGCTCGCTGACCAAAAGACTCGCAAGTCACTGGGGCGGGAGGAGTTTCGGCTTTTGCACTATGCTGGAGAGGTCACCTACAGTGTTGCAG gtttTCTAGATAAAAACAATGACCTTCTCTTTCGGAACCTGAAGGAG ACCATGTGCAACTCTGAGAATCCTATCATAAATCAGTGTTTTGACAGGACGGAGCTGACAGACAAAAAGAGACCTGAAACG gCAGCAACTCAGTTTAAAAACAGCCTCGCCAAACTCATGGAAATTCTGATGTCCAAAGAACCCTCCTACATTCGTTGCATTAAACCTAACGATGCGAAACAGGCTG ATCGATTTGATGAAGTTCTAATCCGACATCAAGTGAAATACCTAGGGTTGATGGAGAACCTCCGAGTGCGCAGAGCCGGGTTTGCATATCGAAGAAAATACGAAGTTTTCCTGCAGAG GTACAAATCACTTTGTCCAGAAACATGGCCTACGTGGGATGGACGGCCCCACGATGGGGTGGCTGTGCTGGTGAAGCATCTTGGCTACAAACAGGAAGAATACAAAATGGGACG AACAAAGATTTTTATCCGCTTTCCCAAGACCTTGTTTGCAACAGAAGATGCTCTGGAAGTGAGGAAGCAGAGTCTGG caacaaaaatgcAGGCCACATGGAGAGGTTTCTACCGTCGAAAGAAATTCCTGCACATGAAACACTCAG caATAGCCATCCAGTCGTGGTGGCGGGGAACTTTGGGACGCCGAAAAGCTGCCAAGAAGAAGTGGGCAGTAGAGACTATCAGAAG gtTCATTAAAGGTTTTATTTACCGGAACCACCCTCGCTGCCCAGAGAACGAGTATTTCCTTGATTACATCCGCTTCTCCTTCCTGATGAACCTCAAGCGTAATTtaccaaaaaatgttttggacaAATCGTGGCCAACTCCTCCTCCATCACTCTGCGAG GCGTCCCAGCTCCTGCGACAGCTCTGTATGCAGAACATGGTCTGGACCTACTGCAAGAGAATCAGCCCAGAGTGGAAGCAGCAG TTGGAACAAAAAGTAATTGCCAGTGAGATTTTTAAGGGTAAAAAAGACAATTACCCTCAGAGTGTTCCTAGACTCTTCATCAACACTCGACTTG GTAATGAAGAGATAAATGCCAAAGTCCTTCAAGCTTTAGAAAGTGAAGCAATTAAG TATGCAGTTCCTGTGATCAAGTATGACCGGAAAGGATACAAGGCAAGAGCACGGCAGCTGCTTCTTACCCAGAACGCGGTCGTCATAGTTGAAGAATCCAAAATCAAACAACGGATCGACTATGCCAATCTGACAG GCATCTCCGTCAGCAGCCTGAGCGATAACTTGTTTGTGCTGCACGTGCACTGTGAAGACAACAAACAGAAG GGAGACGTTGTACTTCAAAGTGACCATGTGATTGAGACACTAACAAAAACAGCCATGCAGGCAGACAAAGTCAATAATGTCAACATCAACCAGGGCAG CATAAAATTTACAGTTGGGCAAGGCAAAGAAGGCATAATTGACTTTATATCGGGATCAGAACTGCTTATAGCCAAAGCCAAGAATGGCCATCTAACAGTG GTTGCTCCTCGTTTGAATTCTCGATGA